The nucleotide sequence GATGTCATCCGACATTCAGTGTGTAAATCGTACTCGTACATGAGTTAACTAAGTTGAATGCCGAAAGAGAATCTCTTTTCATCCATTCATTCACATTATCaatacatgtgaatcaatataaataaattaatttacctTAAAGTtcccaatgtgagactaaaatcCTATTCACGATAAAATATCATGTCTCTTTCACTTCTTCTTCATTCACATCTATCCAATAAACAGATCCTCTTAAAGGACTATCCTACACTTGGAGCAGCATATTATTAATGTAAACTTAACTATTGAGTACCAGTCTATTATATTTGTCTTGAATAAGTAGGAACAAAAAGCATGTCTACTAGGCCTGCATTTCTGAATTATAGTTAAGAAAATTTACTAAGTATTACTTAATAACCAAAATGTAATTCAATAACATTATCTGGTACATCAGTTCCAACTCTGCCCCAATCAGTCGACAAAAAGGCGTGTGGTAAGTTTCGTGTCATTTCCCTCTCTCTTCTTCGTCAACTCCCTTCGTCTCCTCTGCCAACCAACTAGTTAAATCGCCATCaacattctctctctctctctatctctatCTCTATTTGTGTGCAGAATCGAATCAAAATATGaaataaaggaaaacaaatcaaagAATTTGAATTCCAACACAAACTGTGAGCAAGTGATCCATCAGCACGATGGCATGCATAGTGATGCTGCTCGCGCTGGTATAAGTAGACGTTCAAGCTCTCGCTACGTAGTAATACTGCGCCGGAGATCAAATTAGAGAAACAGTTCATGAGAAATGGCTTCGGGGGGATCAACGAGGAGGTGGTGCCCGACGCCGGAGCAGGTGTTGCTGCTGGAGGAGATGTACCGGAGCGGCGTCCGCACGCCCAACGCCGCCCAGATCCAGCAAATCACGGCCCGGCTCTCCTGCTACGGCAGGATAGAGGGCAAGAACGTGTTCTACTGGTTCCAGAACCACAAGGCCCGGGAGAGGCAGAAGCTCCGGCGAAGGCTCAGCCGCCACTACCACCGCCTCCTCTGCTGCCAGCGCTCCTCCTTCTTCAATCCACCTCCTTCTCTGATCACTACCCATCATGCGCTGCAACATTGTCCCACTCTTACTTCGACATTCCTCAACCAGGTTAATTGAGTAATTTACAGTAATGTTTTTCGAGATTTTGCAGATTGATGAGTGGTGTTGCAGGAGGCAAATAATGGAGGGATGAACTTCGGTTGCTGCAGGGCGGCTCCGAAAACGCTCGATCTCTTTCCTACAAAGAGCAACAGTGGCAGAGAGGAGAAAGATCAAGACTGCGACAGCGCTTCTAAATCTACAATGACAAACGAATTAATTAGTAGATAGAGGGGAATTACTAGGTTTGTTAATTACAGCTACATGAAATCAGggtatcttttttattttaatcaatttacttgttttttttaactttcatCGTGGCTTCTTTCTCTCTGTAGAAAGGATTTTTGTATTTAATTCCACAAACAAAAAAGTGCTGAACTCCAACCCGGTCTCGCAGATGAGAATCGAATATTCTAACTAATTAGATTACAATTATTAATGTATTCAtgtgttaattaattaattaatattttttttgttagattgttattttttattttttaacagtTAAAGTGGTAATTCAGTGACCACAAGAACTGCCACCAACTCAGGGACACATCAAAATTCAAGCAATGAGCATGAGGCGTTCCAAGACTTATGGCCGTTCTGTAACCACTCCTAACTGAATATCAACTTTGGATCATGTTTCCAAAAATGGCCATCTCCCTTCTCTACACGAGACAAAGGAATCTTAGAATTTCCTCGGCTATAAATGGCAAGCAAACCTCTCTGATTAGTGGTTCATTTCATTTATGGTTTTGAATAAACAAACTAACTAGTGAATCCTCTAGAAGCTGGACACCCCAAGCTCCAAGTTTACCATGTAGCGAAGGAACCCAACTATCCCTAAAAATATCCACAGTCCTACCATCTCCAATACGCCAACACAACCCCCCACTTACAAGTCCCTACTCCATAATAAAGATCGCCAAATATAAGAGGGATTACTTCCAAGTGTTTAAGATAACGAGCTTTTAGAACTCGAGCCACTAAGGATGTCAGATTCTGAACGATTCTCCATATCTACTTGGCCAATATGGCCTTATTAAAAGTATATCCAGTTTCCGAAACCCAAGCTCTTCTTGGCATATTTCGGTTGACATAGAAAATTCCAAGTTGTCCAATGCATGCGTCGTTTCCCATTATCATAACCCCACCAACATTCTGCATACGCCTTCTCTATAGAACCATAGGTCGCCTTTGGGATGCGGAAGCACGACATAGCATAAGATGACATAGTTTGCAATACAGATTTAATCAAGGTTTCCTTTCCACCTACTGAAAACATATTACTCTCCCACCCTTTTATTTGGCGCACAACTTTCTCTACTTGATAGCCAAATTGAACTTTCCTACTGTACAAAAAGGTAAGGAGTTCCAAATTCACCTCATGCACCGCCAGAATAGTGAGCTCATTTTTTATCCACTCCACCATAGTATTAACCATATTAGGAGTAAACGAAATgacaaatttctcaaaattaatcacCTGTCCCGAAGTTTTTTCATATGTGCATAAGCACTCAACCACGATGGAACACCACTCTCTCGTAGCCTTGAAGAATATTAGACTGTCATCTACGAAGAAGAGGTGTGTCAACACCAAGCAAGAAGACGTTATCCGCATCCCGTTGAGGTAGCCCTAGCTACATACGCAAAGATCATAGATGAAAGTCACTGAGCACACAGGGTAAATAGTCAAGGAGAAAGAGAATTCCTTGACCAATCCCCCGACGAGGGAGAGATTACCCACCTGTTGTTGATTTAAGAAGAAAGAATAGCTGACACTTAAAATGCACCTTAATTTTACTAATCAACCCTCACTAAATCCCATCTTGCCCATaatgaaagaaagaaaacttCACTCCACTCGATTATACACTTTGTTCATGTCCAATTTCAAAGCTGCATAGCCatccttccttcttttttttttttcactcttTGGTGTAATAGGAGAGCACTATATTTGCACCAAAatagcaagcatgcaataaacaggtaaataaaagagtaagGTTCAGAAATTGTTATcttctccggttgaagcgtcggcgtgccgactgtctttagagatgccgcccacggtgcagagactCTCTgacaaaattctcccaagatcggACAACCACTcacgtcgtccgtaggtgcactccaagacgaacgtcgcactcggacccaacctcagatcgcggaataccaagcctcaggacaacgCACGCACACATAGAGAGGGAAGAAGGAGACAAGCAAACTGCTCGAGAGATTATGAAACAGACTGCTTGAGTGCGCAGACATTTATTCACCCTGAAGCAGTAGCACTGCTTCGCGAGCGAACCAAAGCGTCGGGATAGAACCAATGCTTCGCAAGCGAACCAAAGCGTCGGTTCCCTCCTTCACTCACGGGAACCaaagactggcaaaaacaaaccaggccGCCTGTGAGCGTGAGACCCACGAgatggggatttgcaccccccctgcgcgcgatgatcgtGTGCGTCACGCCCGGTTTATGGGTTTCCGGCTCGAACtcccgaaaccacctgatttgggctcggcccgcgcatgcatgtaggtccccttaactttgctaagcaaggatggaagagctCCATATGtaaggtcttccaaccttcttagcttagcaatgtgggactaaatgcatacacacaTGCATTACTAGAACAACAACAAATACCAAGaagaatagtttgaattaaaacacAGAACTCAACAatccccactaattcaaattattttggtcgaaaacaaagacttgtcctgaggcttggttacaatgagcttttagtgaaaataccttccggtttgaattttcacctaagtacaccaatattattcacataggtttgaagcgaactcagtcttgaacttaaacattttatatgtaaaaatcaattggtaacaactcatcacagACGACGATTGAATCCTTCTAGGTTGGTGCATTACAGCCAtactaccaaatcttatttcatAAGTGCTAAAGAGAGTttcctagaccccccacactgcggccccacagttacacttacataggtgagttctccaaggatgtactgcgagcatcctgtcattaagaccttgaactcattaagagctcctaagctcatccttactagcagtcaagcatctatccagggaagagattgtgagattacatctcaatcaatttgatgcttacggttcacccttataacttgtttatactacattgaacctacttcttgggatctccaatcagataggttgggttaccgctatagATGAATCTAGGATAAGCCTCAGTCCCATTctcttactggatctcttgattttctcagaatcaagtcctttagtgagtggatcagcaatattgtcctttgaacttacaaagtccaatgacaccactccaagaaacactaactcacgaatagactttaatcttattcgtacatgtctcttctatttctggttatacttggagcttctaatctgagttattgttgtttgattatcacagtgtactgaaatagaaggtattggctttatcatcaagggaatttcagaaagaagacccttaagccaatcagtttcagttactgtggtatccaaagcacacaattctgcatcagatgtagaacgggttataatcgtctatTTAAcaaacctccaagcaactgcaccgcctccaagtgtaaagacataaccagtaatgcctttacactcagcagtgtcagctatccaactagcatcactatatccctccaggactgcagggaatctcccataccacaagcccaaggatatagtgtctTTTAGGTATCTGaatactctgtctaatgcatcccaatgcgttctgtccggacagctggtaaacctgctcaatttcgttatagcaaaagaaatattaggtctagaacaatttgctaaatacattagactacctattatttgtgagtatcttaattgagacactgacACActactcttattcttgtggagagtttttgaaggatcatagggtgtgatgacagatttaacttggttgtagtcatatttctctaatactctctcaacatagagtgactgagaaattgctattccatcagttgaacgagtcaacttcaaccctaaaatcatgtcatcacaactcatatccttcatatcaaacttacaatttaagagggtcttagtctcattaataatagaaaggttagaaccaaaaagtagaatatcatctacatataagcataagataatacaattatcacctttcattttagcatacacacatttatcagagtcattcattttaaagccaaacgatagcatagctctatcaaaattttcgtgccactgctttggggcttgcttcaaactaTAAAGAGATTTGATTAACCTATAGACtctattctcatttccagaaactacatgtccctcaggctgatccatatatctcttcttcaagatctccattaagaaatgatgttttaacatccatttgatggacctcaagatgatatatggatgtcaatgctattaacactcggattgtagtaattctggtaacaggagaataagtatcaaaatagtcaatcccttctttatGTTTGAATCCCTTAGTAACTAGGCagactttgaatttatctactacCCCAtaaggttttagttttctcttaaacactcatttacatcctatagtagtacactcaggaggtaaatctatcaactcccaagtggcattagagataatagagttcatttcactttt is from Zingiber officinale cultivar Zhangliang chromosome 7B, Zo_v1.1, whole genome shotgun sequence and encodes:
- the LOC122004218 gene encoding putative WUSCHEL-related homeobox 2 — protein: MASGGSTRRWCPTPEQVLLLEEMYRSGVRTPNAAQIQQITARLSCYGRIEGKNVFYWFQNHKARERQKLRRRLSRHYHRLLCCQRSSFFNPPPSLITTHHALQHCPTLTSTFLNQIDEWCCRRQIMEG